Genomic window (Burkholderiales bacterium):
GAAATCAAGATCGGCATCATGCCCGGCCACATTCACAAGCGCGGACCGATCGGCGTGGTTTCGCGCTCGGGCACGCTGACTTACGAGGCGGTCGGCCAGTTGATGGAGCAGAATCTCGGCCAATCGACCTGCGTCGGCACCGGCGGCGATCCGGTCAATGGCCTCAAGCATCTCGATGTGATGAAGCTGTTCAACGACGACCCGCAGACTGAAGCCGTCGTGATGGTCGGCGAAATCGGCGGCAGCGACGAGGAAGAATGCGCGCGCTGGGTCAAGAAAAACATGCGCAAACCTGTGGTCGGCTTCATCGCCGGCGTCACCGCCCCCCGGGGCAAACGCATGGGTCATGCCGGCGCGATCATTTCCGGCGGCCGCGGCACGGCAATGGAAAAGCTCGCGGTCATGGAGGAATGCGGGATCAAGGTCACGCGCAACCCGGCGGATATGGGCCGGCTCGCGAAATCCGTGCTTTGATTCCGCAGCGCGCGTTCGGCAACTGCGCCGCACGCAGGAGCGCGCGTTTGCTGCGCCGAAAATCGGCGGTTATTCGGACAGTTAAAATCCTTTATAATTGACACCGAAGCCGACGAACGCCGTCCCACCCGTAGCGTTGCTGCAAGCCCGTTGCCCCAGCCCCTACAAGTCTTGATGAACGATGGATTGAAGCCCACTGACGCAGCGCGCAGCGCGCCCCTCAAACGTGCGACCGGCAAGCCCAAGGGACGCGTTGCCGAGCCTGCTGCGCTGGCCGAAGTGCGCGAACTGCTCGGTGCCGAACCACGCAGGCGCGATCTCTTGATCGAGCATCTGCATAAAATTCAGGATCGCTATCGCTGCATTTCGGCGCCGCATCTGGTCGCGCTCGCCGCTGAAATGAAATTGCCGATGGCGGAAGCGTTCGAGGTCGCGAGCTTCTACCATCATTTTGATCTCGTCGAAGCCGGTGCAGCAGCGCCGCCCAGGTTGACGGTTCGGGTGTGCGATTCGCTGTCGTGCGAACTGGCCGGCGCGCGCGCTGCTGGCGGGCTTGCAAAGCTCGCCCGGCCTGGACGACGTGCGCTTCATCACGGCGCCGTGCGTTGGCCGCTGCGAGCAGGCGCCGGTCGCCGTGGTCGGCCAGAACGCCATCGCGCACGCCAACGCCGCGCTGGTGCTGCAAAAAATTTGCGAAAACGCTTCTATCGCAACGCCGCCGAAGTATCTGTCGCTCGTCGAGTATCGCGCTGAGGGCGGTTATGCGCGCCTGCTCGAGTGCGTGAACGGCGAGCGCAGCGACGAATCCGTCATCAAGGAACTCGAAGATTCGGGTTTGCGAGGCCTGGGCGGCGCGGGTTTTCCGGCCGGCCGCAAATGGCGCATCGTCAAGGCCGAGCCGGCCCCGCGTTTGATGGCGGTCAACATCGACGAAGGCGAGCCGGGAACGTTCAAGACCGCTATTACCTCGAGCGCGATCCGCACCGTTTCCTGGAAGGAATGCTGATCGCGGCGTGGGCGGTCGGCATAGATGAAATCTATATTTATTTGCGCGATGAATACGCCGAAATCCGGCAAATCCTGACCGATGAACGGTCATGTCATCGGCATACGCGAAGTGCGGCTTGCCGCCGGCGCGGAATTCATCGTCATGGTTTGCGGCGACATCATGACCATGCCTGGTCTGCCGAAGGTGCCATCGGCGGTGAAGATAGATCTGACGGATGAGGGTAAAGTCGTCGGGTTGTTTTAGTGCATAGAGCACCGCTCGGAAGCGTCGCTGCTTCGATGTGGGTTACCGCAGGGCGGCGGCTAACAGCTCCCAAGTTGCTGCCTTATCGGAATACTTGCGCAGACCGTCATTTGCGAGCGGCCTTAGCCCGGCCTTGCACCGGAGGAAGCAATCTCGACCTTTGCTGCCTTGAAAAACAGATTGCCGCGTCGGCGGCGCCTTCTCGCAATGACAGCAATGACGCTCCTGATAGTTAAGTCCCAACCTGTTGCTGTCGCATCAGCTCCTGATTTCCCTTCCCCGGCTTTTCCTTGATGGAATTCGGTAGCCCGGAATTCTGGGTTGCGGTGCTGCAAATCATCGCGATCGACATCGTTCTGAGCGGCGACAACGCCGTCGTCATCGCATTGGCGTGCCGTTCACTGCCGCCGCAACAACGCCGCAAAGGGATTTTCTGGGGTGTCACCGGCGCGATCTCGCTGCGCGTCATCCTGACATTTTTCGCCGTAACGCTGCTCGATCTGCCTTACCTGAAAGCGATCGGCGCCGCGCTGCTGTTATGGATCGGCGTCAAGCTGATGCTGCCGGACAAGCCGACCTCGCACGATATCCCCAGCAGCGAAAGCCTGATCGCCGCGATCAAAACCATCATCATCGCGGATTTCGTAATGAGCCTCGACAACGTCGTTGCGGTGGCCGCGGCGGCGGACGGCAGCATCCTGCTGCTGATTTTCGGCCTTATCGTGAGTATCCCGCTGATCGTGTGGGGAAGCCAACTGATCCTGCGCTTTATGGATCGCTATCCGATCATCATCACGCTGGGCGCCGGGCTGCTGGGCTGGGTCGCAGGAGATATGGCTGTTAGCGATCCGGTGATTCAACCGTGGGCGGAGCAGGCGATCCCGTTCCCGGAATGGACGGCCGCACTGGCCGGCGCGCTGTTCGTCGCCGTGGTCGGAACCTGGCTAAAAACGAGAACGAAGTTAGTCGAATAGCCCGGCCTGGTGCAAGATCGGGCGGGCCATTCGGATCGATCGATTACATCTGCGGATTCAAACGCTCGAGCTTGGAGTGCAGCTTGTTCAGGGCGCTGATGTAAGCTTTTGCCGAGGCGACGACAATGTCGGTATCGGCGCCCTGGCCGTTCACGATGCGCCCGGACTTCTGCAAGCGCACCGTGACTTCCCCTTGCGAATCGGTGCCGCTGGTGATGTTGTTCACCGAAAACAACTGCAACTCGGCGCCGCTTGCGACTATGCTTTCGATCGCCTTGAACGACGCATCGACCGGACCGCTGCCGCGCGATTCGGCTTGTTTTTCGCAGCCGCCTTCGGACAACACGATGGAAGCGTAAGGCAATTCACCGGTTTCGAGTTGCGCTTTCAGCGATACGAGTTTGAAATGTTCCTGCACCTGGTTTACCGCCTCATCGGAAGCCAGCGCCTGCAAGTCTTCATCGAAGATATCGTGCTTCTTGTCGGCCAGTTCCTTGAAGCGCGCGAACGCGGAGTTCACGGCTTCTTCCGAAGCCAGTTCGATGCCAAGCTCGTTCAGGCGCGCGCGAAATGCGTTGCGGCCGGAGTGCTTGCCGAGCACGAGTTTGTTCGCATTCCAGCCAACATCCTCGGCGCGCATGATTTCGTAAGTCTCGCGGTTTTTCAGGACGCCATCCTGATGGATGCCGGCTTCGTGCGCAAACGCATTGGCGCCGACCACGGCTTTGTTCGGTTGCACGGCGAAGCCGGTGATGCCGGCGACCAGCCGGCTGGCCGGCACGATTTGCGTCGTGTCGATGCGTGTGTCGCATTGGAAAATGTCCTGGCGCGTGCGCACCGTCATCACGATTTCTTCCAGCGCCGCATTCCCGGCGCGCTCGCCCAATCCGTTGATCGTACATTCGACCTGACGCGCGCCCGCCGCCACGCCGGCCAGCGAATTGGCAACCGCGAGCCCGAGGTCGTTATGACAATGCGTCGAAAAAATCGCCTTGCCGGAATTGGGGATGCGCTCGCGCAGCGTGCGTATCAAGTTGCCGAATTGCTCGGGAACGTTGTAGCCCACCGTATCCGGGATGTTCAACGTCGTCGCACCCGCGGCGATTGCCGCTTCCAGCACGCGGCAGAGAAAATCTATTTCGGAGCGCCCGGCATCTTCCGGAGAAAATTCGACATTGTCGGTGTATTGACGCGCCCATTTGACGGCTTTGATTGCCTGATCCAAAACCTGGTCCGGCTGCATGCGCAGTTTTTTCTGCATGTGAATCGGCGAGGTCGCGATGAAGGTATGGATGCGCGCTGAATTCGCGCCCTTGATGGCTTCGCCGGCACGCGCGATATCGGCTTCGGTCGCGCGCGCGAGCCCGCAGACCGTACTGTCTTTTACCGCGGCGGCAACCGCTTTTACCGCTTCGAAATCGCCGTTGGACGCCGCCGGAAACCCCGCTTCGATGACATCGACACGCATCCGTTCGAGCTGGCGCGCGATTCGTACTTTTTCTTCCCGCGTCATCGACGCGCCCGGACTTTGCTCGCCGTCGCGCAAAGTGGTATCGAAAATAATCAAATGGTCTTGCATGCTGTTCTCCATTGCAGGTCGGATGCCAATCGCATAGCGATCGAATCCTAGAGATAACTACAGCGGACTCGAACAGTGTCCGCGCTTGAAACCGAAGGGAAAGGTGTAGGATTTTTAGCGCGCGGAGCGCAGCAGCAGACTGACCAACAGGATGTTGGCGAGGTAGGAAACGAACGATGCGTAAGCAGGAGCGGGCATTGGATGCTTCAGAGAACTGATTAGACTGAATATAAAACGTTTCTACCGAAATCGCAAGGGCGCGCGGACACGTTAGCGGCGAAGCCGCCAGTTTGCGGGGAGTGCGACTCGGCCGAACCCGGATCACGGCGAGCGAAGCTTTGGGCCGGAGCCGGGTTCGAAGGCGTCGCTCCCGCAAGCAGCTGCTTTGCAGTAACGTGTCGCGACGCCCCTCCCGCCCCGGATCGCTGCGCGAACGCCGTGTCGGCGGGGCACCGGCGAAGCCGGCCGGTTGCGGGGAGCGCGCCTTAAGCCCCGCGGCTCAATCGCGTTCGCGTTCGATCGGCGGCTCGATAGCGTCGCGTTTTTTATACCATTGCCATATCCACTGCACGTAGCCAGACAAACCGTATGCGACGAACAGGCCGAACAGCACCGTCGGCGGATCGTACGAAATCAGCATGAACGACAGCACCAGCAGCAGCATGAACACGAACGGCACGCTGCGCCGGAAATTGACATCCTTGAAACTGTAGAAGCGCACGGCGCTGACCATGGTTATGCCGGTAAACAGCGTGACGAACCAGGCGAGCCAGGCGACATCGCGACCGGCAATCTGGAAATCGTTCATGGTCCATACCAGGCCTGCGACCAATGCCGCGGCAGCCGGGCTGGGCAATCCCTGAAAATAGCGCTTGTCGGCGACTTCAACCTGGGTGTTGAAGCGCGCAAGGCGCAAAGCGGCGCCTGCACAATGAATGAAAGCGGCCAGCCAGCCGAGCTTGCCCAATCCCTGCAATGCCCACACATAGACGACCAGCGCGGGCGCGACGCCGAACGCGACCATATCCGACAGACTGTCGTACTCGACGCCGAACGCGCTTTGCGTGCGCGTCAGGCGGGCGACGCGGCCGTCCAGGCTGTCGGTTACCATCGCCACGAAAATCGCGATGGCAGCGTATTCGAAACGGCCGTTCATCGCCTGAACGATCGCATAAAAACCGGCGAATAAGCCGGCCGTCGTAAACAGATTCGGCAGCAGGTATATGCCGCGCCGCCTCATTTGCGCTTTGGTGCTGTCGGATTCGGCTTGGCGATACTCGGAGTCCATGGTTTTCGATAGTCTGCTAAGGCAGTTCGGCAAGTATGCTGCACGTCGCATAAACTTTGTCGCCGACGCTGGCTTTCGGTTTGGAAGCGATCGGCAGGTAGACATCGACGCGCGACCCGAACCGAATGAAGCCAAAGCGTTGCCCGCGACTCAGCTGATCGCCGGCCTTTGCGTAGGTCAGAATGCGGCGCGCGATCAGCCCGGCAACCTGAACGCAGGTTACGTCGCTGCCATTTTTCGTTTTCAGCCACATCGCGCTGCGTTCGTTATCGAGTGAAGCCTTGGCCAGCGCCGCGTTGACGAAACTTCCCGGGTGATACCAGGTTTCGCGGACGACGCCATCGACCGGGCTGCGGTTCGAATGCGCATTGAATACGTTCATGAAAACGCTGAACCGCAGCGCTTCCCGATTCAGATAAGGGTCGTGCGCGCGCTCGACAGAAACGATACGCCCGTCGGCCGGGGCGAGAACAGCGTTCTCCAGGCGCGGAATTTCCCGTGGCGGATCGCGAAAAAATTGCAGCACAAAAAGGCTGATCAGCCACATCGGCAACGACCACCAGCCGAAAAAATAACTCGCGATCAGGGAAGCAAGGATGCAGCCGGCAAGAAAAGGCCAACCCTCGCGAGCGATGATGGGGTGAGGATAATCAGCCATGCCAAGGTATTCAGCCTGGAGTTGCCGCTAGTTTCGGGATTGGTCGACAAGCTTATTCTTCTTGATCCACGGCATCATGTCGCGAAGCTTGGCGCCGACCTGCTCGATCTGATGCTCTTTGCCGACGCGGCGCATCGCTTTCAACGAAGCCGCGCCTGCGCGATTTTCGAGGATGAATTCCTTCGCGAACTGGCCGCTCTGGATTTCATGCAGAATTTTGCGCATTTCCTGGCGCGTGCGTTCGGTAATGATGCGGGGGCCGCGCGTGAAATCGCCGTACTCGGCGGTATTCGAGATCGAATAGCGCATGTTGGCAATGCCGCCTTCGTACATCAGATCGACGATCAGCTTCAGCTCGTGCAGGCATTCGAAATACGCCATCTCCGGCGCATAACCGGCTTCGACCAGCGTATCGAATCCGGCCTGGGCGAGGGCGGTCAGGCCGCCGCACAGTACCGCCTGTTCACCGAACAGATCGGTCTCGGTTTCTTCACGAAACGTGGTTTCGATCACACCGGCGCGCGCCGCGCCGATCGCTGATGCATAGGACAGAGCGACGTCGCGCGCATTGCCGCTGGCGTTCCGGGATACGGCGATGAGCGCCGGCACACCGCCGCCTTGCGTGTAAGTCGAGCGCACCAGATGCCCCGGCCCCTTCGGCGCAATCATGATTACATCGAGATCGACTCGCGGTTCGATCTGGCCAAAATGAATGTTGAAGCCATGCGCAAACGCGAGTGCCGCGCCCTGTTTGATATTCGGTTCGATCTCATCGCGGTAGACATCGGCGTGGTTTTCGTCCGGGAGCAGGATCATGACGACATCCGCGTCTTTAACCGCTTCACCGACCGTTGCGACTGGCAGCCCGGCAGCCTCGGCTTTTTTCCACGATGCGCCGCCCTTGCGCAACCCGACCGAAACCTTGACGCCCGATTCCTTCAGATTATTGGCGTGCGCATGGCCTTGCGAGCCGTAGCCGACGATGACGACTTTTTTCCCTTTAATCAATGATAAGTCGGCGTCTTTGTCGTAATAAACCTTCATAAATTCCTCTCGAATGGTGATGGCGGCAAGCCGATGTTCCCAGAAAGAGCGATCTAGACTTTCAGTATGCGCTCGCCGCGTCCGATGCCGGATGCGCCTGTGCGTACAGTCTCAAGAATTGCATCGGACTCGATTGCTTCCAGAAAAGCGTTGAGCTTGGTGCCGGTGCCAGTCAGCTCGATCGTGTAAGCCTTGTCGGTGACGTCGATGACGCGGCCGCGGAAAATATCGGCCATGCGCTT
Coding sequences:
- the sucD gene encoding succinate--CoA ligase subunit alpha yields the protein MSILIDKTTKVITQGITGKTGQFHTHHCAAYANGRNCFVAGVVPTKGGQNFEGIPIFNTVAEAKTETGATCSVIYVPPPFAAAAIDEAVDAGLELVICITEGIPVRDMVRTRYKMQGRSTILIGPNCPGVITPDEIKIGIMPGHIHKRGPIGVVSRSGTLTYEAVGQLMEQNLGQSTCVGTGGDPVNGLKHLDVMKLFNDDPQTEAVVMVGEIGGSDEEECARWVKKNMRKPVVGFIAGVTAPRGKRMGHAGAIISGGRGTAMEKLAVMEECGIKVTRNPADMGRLAKSVL
- a CDS encoding TerC family protein: MEFGSPEFWVAVLQIIAIDIVLSGDNAVVIALACRSLPPQQRRKGIFWGVTGAISLRVILTFFAVTLLDLPYLKAIGAALLLWIGVKLMLPDKPTSHDIPSSESLIAAIKTIIIADFVMSLDNVVAVAAAADGSILLLIFGLIVSIPLIVWGSQLILRFMDRYPIIITLGAGLLGWVAGDMAVSDPVIQPWAEQAIPFPEWTAALAGALFVAVVGTWLKTRTKLVE
- a CDS encoding 2-isopropylmalate synthase; this translates as MQDHLIIFDTTLRDGEQSPGASMTREEKVRIARQLERMRVDVIEAGFPAASNGDFEAVKAVAAAVKDSTVCGLARATEADIARAGEAIKGANSARIHTFIATSPIHMQKKLRMQPDQVLDQAIKAVKWARQYTDNVEFSPEDAGRSEIDFLCRVLEAAIAAGATTLNIPDTVGYNVPEQFGNLIRTLRERIPNSGKAIFSTHCHNDLGLAVANSLAGVAAGARQVECTINGLGERAGNAALEEIVMTVRTRQDIFQCDTRIDTTQIVPASRLVAGITGFAVQPNKAVVGANAFAHEAGIHQDGVLKNRETYEIMRAEDVGWNANKLVLGKHSGRNAFRARLNELGIELASEEAVNSAFARFKELADKKHDIFDEDLQALASDEAVNQVQEHFKLVSLKAQLETGELPYASIVLSEGGCEKQAESRGSGPVDASFKAIESIVASGAELQLFSVNNITSGTDSQGEVTVRLQKSGRIVNGQGADTDIVVASAKAYISALNKLHSKLERLNPQM
- the pssA gene encoding CDP-diacylglycerol--serine O-phosphatidyltransferase, translating into MRRAAYLPNCLSRLSKTMDSEYRQAESDSTKAQMRRRGIYLLPNLFTTAGLFAGFYAIVQAMNGRFEYAAIAIFVAMVTDSLDGRVARLTRTQSAFGVEYDSLSDMVAFGVAPALVVYVWALQGLGKLGWLAAFIHCAGAALRLARFNTQVEVADKRYFQGLPSPAAAALVAGLVWTMNDFQIAGRDVAWLAWFVTLFTGITMVSAVRFYSFKDVNFRRSVPFVFMLLLVLSFMLISYDPPTVLFGLFVAYGLSGYVQWIWQWYKKRDAIEPPIERERD
- a CDS encoding phosphatidylserine decarboxylase, with product MADYPHPIIAREGWPFLAGCILASLIASYFFGWWSLPMWLISLFVLQFFRDPPREIPRLENAVLAPADGRIVSVERAHDPYLNREALRFSVFMNVFNAHSNRSPVDGVVRETWYHPGSFVNAALAKASLDNERSAMWLKTKNGSDVTCVQVAGLIARRILTYAKAGDQLSRGQRFGFIRFGSRVDVYLPIASKPKASVGDKVYATCSILAELP
- the ilvC gene encoding ketol-acid reductoisomerase translates to MKVYYDKDADLSLIKGKKVVIVGYGSQGHAHANNLKESGVKVSVGLRKGGASWKKAEAAGLPVATVGEAVKDADVVMILLPDENHADVYRDEIEPNIKQGAALAFAHGFNIHFGQIEPRVDLDVIMIAPKGPGHLVRSTYTQGGGVPALIAVSRNASGNARDVALSYASAIGAARAGVIETTFREETETDLFGEQAVLCGGLTALAQAGFDTLVEAGYAPEMAYFECLHELKLIVDLMYEGGIANMRYSISNTAEYGDFTRGPRIITERTRQEMRKILHEIQSGQFAKEFILENRAGAASLKAMRRVGKEHQIEQVGAKLRDMMPWIKKNKLVDQSRN